The Mustelus asterias chromosome 23, sMusAst1.hap1.1, whole genome shotgun sequence genome window below encodes:
- the gde1 gene encoding glycerophosphodiester phosphodiesterase 1 isoform X2: MDVTVVAGFLLIVALVALLVAAEHKATGVELDLEFTADGFPILMHDRTVDRTTDGIGSLDHLTFEEVRKLNPAAKHRLHKYFPNEKVPTLEEAIVESLKGNMTIYFDVKGHAAQASAALKKMYEEYPELYTKSIVCSFDPLVIFKMKQVDKNVATALTHRPWRLSFYGTGKPKFHDYKQYWYMLLDIILDWSLHAFLWKFFGISAFLMQKNFISMDYIRFWADRGVEVVAWTVNYSDEKRYYEKILHCIYITDSLIEQCSPAS, from the exons GCTGCTGAACATAAAGCTACTGGTGTGGAGCTGGATCTCGAGTTTACTGCAGATGGTTTCCCTATTCTGATGCACGATCGTACTGTGGATCGCACAACTGATGGTATCGGTTCACTTGATCACTTAACTTTCGAAGAGGTCCGAAAACTTAACCCAGCAGCCAAGCACAGACTGCA CAAATATTTTCCAAATGAGAAAGTCCCAACCTTGGAGGAAGCCATCGTGGAAAGTCTCAAAGGCAACATGACCATTTATTTTGATGTCAAAGGTCATGCAGCTCAG GCTTCTGCAGCCCTTAAGAAGATGTACGAGGAATATCCTGAACTGTACACTAAGAGCATTGTGTGTTCCTTTGATCCACTGGTCATCTTCAAG ATGAAACAAGTTGACAAGAATGTAGCGACTGCTCTCACCCATCGACCTTGGAGGCTGAGTTTCTATGGGACTGGTAAACCGAAGTTTCACGATTATAAGCAGTACTGGTACATGTTGCTGGATATCATTTTGGACTGGTCTCTCCATGCATTTCTGTGGAAATTCTTTGGTATTTCTGCATTTCTAATGCAGAAGAATTTCATATCAAT GGACTACATTCGCTTTTGGGCTGATAGAGGGGTTGAAGTGGTTGCTTGGACTGTAAATTATTCCGATGAAAAACGATACTATGAAAAAATCCTCCATTGTATTTACATTACTGACAGCCTTATTGAACAGTGTTCACCTGCTTCCTAA